The Halioglobus maricola genome segment GAACTGGTAATTGAAGGCAACGGGTATTCTATTACTGGTGGAAGCCGCTGGATCACACCGGATGGACTTTCAAACGTGATAGGGCTTTGTCCAGCAGACAAAGATGTCCAGGCTACGATTGTAAGCAACCCTGTCGGACTGGTAGCACTGGAAGATAACGTCAAAGTTACTGTTAATGATCTACAATTGCATGGCCTCAGAGCCATTGCCGCACTGCGGGCAGACACAGACCTGACCCTCAACAGGGTTACGGCTCAACGGACCATCGATTTCTATCGCTTCTGCGACACCGGTGCAATCTTCCTGGTCTCAGGCGAAAACCAGAACGTCACAATCAATGATTCAGTCTTCGAGGAAGCATGGAATGACGGTCTGGTAGTGCAGGGTCGACCGGACGGAAACCAATTCTGGGGTAATGCATTTATAGCCGGGTTTAGCTCTGCCGGAACGCTTTCAATTTCAAATTCATGGTTTGGAAATTTTGCCGGTATTCCGGTCATAGACTGGGATGGAGCAGTCAATATTCAAACCACCGAATTTAAAGACACCGGATTCATGAATATCCGCGGCGGAACTGCCACCATTGTCAACTCTCTAATCATGGGCGATGCAGCTGGTCAGGGCCTTCATCAACGGATTATGGCATCGGATGGTGGCTCTATTACGCTGGAGGCCAGCACCGTCGCTGTGAGTCTGTTGGATTGCCAGACGGTTTGCCAAAGTACCACGGGGCCTGGCCTGATCATTGCGACCAATAATGCAAGCATCGAGTTGAAGGCAAGCGCTATCAGTGTCGGTATCCCCGATATCCCTGATGTGCTTATCAGGGAGGCCACTGGAGGCAACGTCACCGCGACGGCTGCACCAAACCCAAACTGGGTGCAACCAGTTACGCCACAGGACGCTGCAGCATTGAAAGCGATTCTCGACCAACCGGCCTTACTGACCGATGCGCCGGGGCTGCCCAACAAGTTTGCCGCTGCATTTTTCTATGAAGCGGCTACGCCGCTGGCAGATGACGGTGGCGGTACCCCCGGGCTTCTCATCGATGCGGTCACAGGCGCCGACAGCGGCAATGAATTGCTTAGTCCGATTGACGGCGTCAGCCCGATCACCGAGGACATCTTCGGCAACCCCCGCACCGAAGCTGCTGGAACGGTGCGTAACATTGGCGCTGTTCAACTGGGCCTGGCACCCACGCTTCACCTGACAGCAACGGGTGATGCACTGGTTGACCTTAACTGGACCCGTCCCACAGATCCTGGCAGCGGCGCCATCACAAGTTATGAGGTCTGCTTTGGTAC includes the following:
- a CDS encoding fibronectin type III domain-containing protein, giving the protein MSFQTDVNGVRDTVCGLSGADPADAYMARVTDELVIEGNGYSITGGSRWITPDGLSNVIGLCPADKDVQATIVSNPVGLVALEDNVKVTVNDLQLHGLRAIAALRADTDLTLNRVTAQRTIDFYRFCDTGAIFLVSGENQNVTINDSVFEEAWNDGLVVQGRPDGNQFWGNAFIAGFSSAGTLSISNSWFGNFAGIPVIDWDGAVNIQTTEFKDTGFMNIRGGTATIVNSLIMGDAAGQGLHQRIMASDGGSITLEASTVAVSLLDCQTVCQSTTGPGLIIATNNASIELKASAISVGIPDIPDVLIREATGGNVTATAAPNPNWVQPVTPQDAAALKAILDQPALLTDAPGLPNKFAAAFFYEAATPLADDGGGTPGLLIDAVTGADSGNELLSPIDGVSPITEDIFGNPRTEAAGTVRNIGAVQLGLAPTLHLTATGDALVDLNWTRPTDPGSGAITSYEVCFGTGTVPDPSALGSDCEDGGGNPGTVQTISNAPDNLTGQVTALVNGETYWFLLRGANAVGGGPWSNPVIGTSYGVIGTPSLTVTSTSCSAVLLEWTQPDLGGHTFAGYTVSWGLGGSGTATGTIFIPDYNTLSTTISGLNCNTNYSFAVTASTVDGSAGSSGTGTVLTPPASPVPALGMRGSILLALVMLGISMAGVRRFHCLKVEGP